A region from the Sphingomonas flavescens genome encodes:
- a CDS encoding phosphatase PAP2 family protein, producing the protein MKRLLSSAAIAIAVTSLMTGTAAQANINNINASSNPVLYWNTFVLGLPGSPPAQSRAAAMVNIAMHDAANAALGSPNKSYLTGVSGSVGDPNVAAAQAAHDVLVELNKNNAAAVTSYDNALASYLATIPNTVAKTNGTATGSAYAARMLTVRSSDGSATAPFPATPYSFGSNPGDWQLTPPPQGQVATPALPGWGNVAEFVIGNSDNFVPGPPPALDSAAYAAAYNQVKDIGASVGSTRSLDQTNAATWWNAATGTTWLQFGLDVAEAKNLSTLENSTLFATLTSALADAFIVGFDTKYTYNFWRPITAIQAGNADGNALTTGDPNWTSWLIAPEHPTYLSTHSIASGSASSVLAAWFGNEPFGGNQFCETLINTQRCYTSFSGMAEEGSISRVWGGIHFSFDTEAGLAAGRSVGAFTLAQSAFGAVPEPSTWTMLLVGFAAIGLRQRRRRRQDATAQVA; encoded by the coding sequence ATGAAAAGGCTGTTGTCATCCGCCGCAATTGCGATCGCCGTAACCAGCCTGATGACCGGGACTGCGGCCCAGGCAAACATCAACAACATCAATGCCTCGAGCAATCCAGTGCTTTACTGGAATACCTTCGTGCTGGGCTTGCCGGGGTCCCCGCCGGCGCAATCGCGAGCAGCAGCGATGGTCAACATCGCGATGCACGATGCCGCCAATGCTGCGCTGGGCAGTCCGAACAAATCCTATTTAACGGGGGTGTCGGGCAGCGTCGGGGACCCGAATGTGGCTGCGGCTCAAGCGGCGCATGACGTGCTGGTGGAACTGAATAAAAACAACGCGGCCGCAGTGACTTCCTATGACAATGCGCTCGCAAGCTATCTCGCTACGATCCCGAACACCGTCGCCAAGACGAACGGCACGGCCACGGGATCGGCTTATGCGGCGCGAATGCTCACCGTCCGGTCCTCGGATGGTTCAGCGACTGCGCCATTTCCCGCTACGCCCTATTCGTTCGGCAGCAATCCGGGCGACTGGCAACTGACACCGCCGCCGCAGGGTCAAGTCGCAACGCCGGCGTTGCCTGGCTGGGGCAACGTCGCTGAGTTCGTGATCGGGAATTCGGACAATTTCGTCCCGGGCCCCCCGCCTGCACTCGACAGCGCCGCCTATGCGGCCGCGTACAACCAGGTGAAGGATATCGGGGCGTCGGTCGGCAGCACGCGATCGCTCGACCAGACGAACGCCGCAACCTGGTGGAACGCGGCGACGGGAACCACGTGGCTACAGTTCGGCCTTGATGTCGCCGAAGCCAAGAATCTCTCCACGCTCGAAAATTCAACGCTTTTCGCGACGTTAACATCGGCATTGGCGGACGCCTTCATCGTCGGATTCGACACGAAATATACCTACAATTTCTGGCGACCCATCACGGCGATTCAGGCAGGTAATGCCGACGGCAATGCTTTGACGACCGGCGACCCGAACTGGACTTCGTGGTTGATCGCGCCGGAGCATCCTACTTATCTTTCGACCCATTCGATCGCGTCGGGATCTGCGTCGAGCGTCTTAGCGGCTTGGTTTGGAAACGAGCCGTTCGGCGGCAATCAATTTTGTGAAACGCTGATCAACACGCAGCGGTGCTACACCAGTTTCTCAGGGATGGCGGAGGAGGGCTCGATTAGCCGCGTGTGGGGCGGGATACATTTCTCGTTCGATACGGAAGCCGGCCTTGCTGCGGGACGGAGCGTTGGCGCCTTCACGCTGGCACAAAGTGCCTTCGGCGCGGTGCCCGAACCTTCCACCTGGACGATGTTGCTGGTCGGTTTCGCCGCGATAGGACTGCGCCAGCGCCGTCGCCGTCGGCAGGACGCTACTGCTCAGGTTGCTTGA
- a CDS encoding TonB-dependent receptor, with translation MRVTSVRAALFGTVAAAAFCTTPAAAQDATPPVPAGPAAPAAPTPTPSTNDVETQAQAATGSDQQIVVTARRRNELLLDVPVAVTAYSGEQLNRQGALDITDIADTTPNVTLEVSRGTNSTLTPFIRGIGQQDPVAGFEQGVGLYLDDVYFNRPQAAVLNIYDVERIEVLRGPQGTLYGRNTIGGAIKYVTRRIPMDGPHMSIRGNLGTYRQADLITSVSTPLGGGFAIGAAAARLSNHGFGKNLTNGLRNYNKDVFAARGTIEFAPSDGVFVRVAGDKTWDDSNPRGGHRYYPNLCANSAGGCGTAAGSFPVLNNVFDTQGGLNDPKQKVRAWGGSIWGEIALSDWLKFRNITAYRKDVNYTPIDFDATPRVDVDVPAIYRNRQFSQELQLVADKGPLQGVAGFYYLNAKAENIFDVRLYTTLPGFTQGTTGDVRTKTWAIFGDLTYDFTPQWSASIGGRYTNDKRHAIITKKNFLNGGQPGLGGSSGYGVGTPVATLSNFDGKRTDKAFTPRASVNFKPTPNHNIYVSYSKGFKGGGFDPRGNSTNAPSQTPQAIYDFMAFDPEKVDSYELGWKASLFARRLQLATAVFDAEYKDVQVPGSQACLTQVGTAFVPGFCGITTNAGKARMRGVEVEANARLANDLATAGDRLSLAGTLGYLDGKYKQFITNIAGQGPVDVAKNRKIQNTPKWTLSGSVDYDTPAFGGRLNANTTLSYRSGSQQFEVASPFLDQPGFALWDANLVWRSTGNRFELGLHGKNLTNKKYVVSGYSYLAGSAITGALTTVNGSPVPTLGKTGVATQFYGNPRQVWLSGAFNF, from the coding sequence ATGCGCGTCACTTCCGTTCGCGCCGCTTTGTTCGGCACTGTCGCCGCAGCGGCTTTCTGCACCACGCCAGCCGCCGCGCAGGATGCGACGCCGCCCGTTCCGGCGGGGCCCGCTGCCCCTGCCGCACCGACTCCAACGCCGTCCACGAATGACGTGGAAACACAGGCGCAAGCCGCCACGGGCAGTGACCAGCAGATCGTCGTCACCGCCCGCCGCCGCAACGAATTGCTGCTCGACGTGCCGGTCGCGGTCACTGCTTATTCTGGCGAGCAGCTCAATCGCCAGGGCGCGCTCGATATCACCGACATCGCCGACACGACGCCGAACGTGACGCTGGAAGTCAGCCGCGGCACGAACAGCACGCTGACTCCCTTCATCCGCGGCATCGGCCAGCAGGACCCCGTCGCGGGTTTCGAGCAAGGCGTCGGCCTCTATCTTGATGATGTTTATTTCAACCGTCCCCAGGCGGCGGTGCTGAACATTTATGATGTCGAGCGCATCGAGGTTCTGCGTGGTCCGCAGGGTACGCTCTACGGTCGCAACACCATTGGTGGCGCGATCAAGTATGTGACGCGGCGTATCCCGATGGACGGCCCGCACATGAGCATTCGCGGCAACCTGGGTACTTACCGACAGGCAGACCTCATCACCTCGGTATCGACGCCCCTTGGCGGCGGCTTCGCCATCGGCGCAGCCGCGGCGCGGCTCAGCAATCATGGTTTCGGCAAGAACCTGACCAACGGGCTGCGCAACTATAACAAGGACGTGTTCGCCGCGCGCGGCACGATCGAGTTCGCGCCTTCCGACGGCGTCTTCGTCCGCGTTGCAGGCGACAAGACCTGGGACGACAGCAACCCTCGTGGCGGGCATCGCTATTACCCGAACCTCTGCGCCAACTCGGCCGGCGGCTGCGGCACGGCGGCCGGAAGCTTCCCGGTCCTCAATAATGTGTTCGACACTCAGGGCGGGCTCAATGATCCCAAGCAGAAGGTGCGCGCCTGGGGCGGCTCCATCTGGGGCGAAATCGCCTTGTCCGACTGGCTGAAGTTCCGGAACATCACGGCCTATCGCAAGGATGTGAACTACACGCCGATCGATTTCGACGCGACTCCGCGCGTCGACGTCGACGTCCCGGCGATCTATCGGAACAGGCAGTTCAGCCAGGAACTGCAACTGGTGGCCGACAAGGGCCCGCTGCAGGGCGTCGCAGGCTTCTATTATCTGAACGCCAAAGCCGAGAACATCTTCGACGTCCGCCTCTACACGACGCTCCCCGGGTTCACGCAGGGGACGACTGGCGACGTCCGGACCAAGACCTGGGCGATCTTCGGCGACTTGACCTATGACTTCACGCCGCAATGGTCGGCCTCGATCGGCGGTCGCTACACCAACGACAAGCGCCACGCGATCATCACCAAGAAGAACTTCCTCAACGGTGGGCAGCCTGGCCTCGGCGGATCGTCCGGCTACGGCGTCGGCACACCGGTCGCGACGCTGTCCAACTTCGATGGCAAGCGCACCGACAAGGCGTTCACGCCCCGCGCTTCGGTCAACTTCAAGCCGACGCCCAATCACAACATTTACGTAAGCTATTCGAAGGGCTTCAAGGGCGGCGGCTTCGACCCGCGCGGCAACAGCACCAACGCGCCGTCGCAGACGCCGCAGGCGATCTACGATTTCATGGCGTTCGATCCGGAGAAGGTCGATAGCTACGAACTCGGCTGGAAAGCGTCGCTGTTCGCTCGCCGACTGCAACTCGCGACTGCCGTGTTCGACGCGGAGTACAAGGACGTTCAGGTGCCGGGTTCGCAGGCCTGCCTGACGCAGGTCGGAACGGCGTTCGTCCCGGGCTTCTGCGGTATCACGACCAACGCCGGCAAGGCGCGGATGCGCGGTGTCGAGGTCGAGGCGAACGCTCGCCTTGCCAACGATCTTGCAACAGCAGGCGACCGGCTGTCGCTGGCAGGAACGCTTGGGTATCTGGACGGCAAGTACAAGCAGTTCATCACCAACATTGCGGGTCAGGGCCCGGTCGATGTGGCGAAGAACCGCAAGATCCAGAACACCCCCAAGTGGACGCTCAGCGGCTCGGTCGACTACGATACGCCGGCGTTCGGTGGCCGGCTGAATGCGAACACGACCCTGTCCTACCGCAGTGGCAGTCAGCAGTTCGAGGTCGCAAGCCCATTCCTCGATCAGCCGGGATTCGCGCTTTGGGACGCGAACCTCGTGTGGCGGTCGACGGGCAACCGCTTCGAGCTCGGCCTTCACGGCAAGAACCTGACGAACAAGAAGTACGTCGTGTCGGGGTATAGCTATCTGGCCGGAAGCGCGATCACCGGCGCCCTTACCACGGTCAACGGATCGCCGGTTCCAACGCTCGGCAAGACCGGCGTTGCGACGCAGTTCTACGGCAACCCGCGCCAGGTCTGGCTGTCAGGCGCGTTCAACTTCTAA